A genomic segment from Nodosilinea sp. PGN35 encodes:
- the larC gene encoding nickel pincer cofactor biosynthesis protein LarC encodes MKTLAYLDCPSGIAGDMCLAALVDAGVPLEYLQTQLATLGLSHEFTLTVTPTHRQGLRALYAEVSLTPPAQEPSPGKHHHHHHHPDDHGQEPTAIAPAPAPRNLPAIEHLIAQAALPERARRWSLAVFRRLAEAEAAVHGIALEQVHFHEVGATDAIVDIVGTCLGLDYLGIDQLICSPLPTGRGRVQAAHGWLPVPAPAVLKLLEQRQVPIYSNGLAGELVTPTGAAIATTLAESFGDPPAMALRRTGLGAGKKDLPIANLLRLWIGESSAPPAPTAPALDSAATIPYPAETVTLLETQVDDLLPQAVGYLCDRLLGAGALDIFTQPVSMKKSRPGLLITVLCRPEDEPRCTDIVFAETSTLGLRRQLQQRWVLPRRMETLETPYGSVSLKVAYHPRTQTVLNVHPEYEDCAALARRHSIPWQTVHQTALHLWHRQQAETKL; translated from the coding sequence TTGAAAACCCTAGCTTACCTCGATTGCCCCTCGGGCATTGCTGGCGATATGTGCCTGGCCGCCCTGGTCGATGCCGGGGTGCCCCTCGAGTATCTGCAAACTCAGCTGGCAACCCTAGGGCTCAGCCACGAATTTACCCTCACGGTGACGCCCACCCATCGCCAGGGGTTGCGGGCGCTCTATGCCGAAGTCTCGTTGACTCCGCCTGCCCAGGAGCCCAGCCCTGGGAAACACCATCACCATCACCACCACCCCGACGACCACGGCCAGGAGCCAACGGCGATCGCCCCTGCCCCCGCCCCCCGCAATCTGCCTGCGATCGAACATCTCATTGCCCAAGCCGCCCTGCCGGAGCGCGCCCGGCGCTGGAGTCTGGCTGTATTTCGTCGTCTGGCCGAGGCCGAAGCCGCCGTTCACGGCATTGCCCTAGAGCAGGTGCACTTCCATGAAGTCGGTGCCACCGACGCCATCGTCGATATTGTCGGCACCTGCCTGGGCCTCGACTACCTGGGGATCGATCAGCTGATCTGCTCACCCCTGCCCACCGGTCGGGGACGAGTACAGGCAGCCCACGGCTGGCTGCCCGTGCCCGCCCCCGCCGTGCTCAAGCTGCTAGAGCAGCGCCAGGTGCCAATCTACAGCAACGGCCTGGCGGGGGAACTGGTAACTCCTACGGGGGCGGCGATCGCCACCACCCTGGCCGAGTCCTTTGGCGATCCTCCCGCCATGGCCCTACGGCGCACCGGTCTGGGGGCCGGCAAAAAAGATCTGCCCATTGCCAATCTGCTGCGCCTATGGATTGGCGAATCGTCGGCCCCACCCGCGCCGACAGCCCCAGCCCTCGACTCGGCAGCCACAATTCCGTATCCCGCCGAGACGGTAACTCTGCTGGAAACCCAGGTGGACGATCTGCTGCCCCAGGCCGTGGGGTATCTCTGCGATCGCCTCCTGGGGGCCGGAGCCCTCGATATCTTTACTCAGCCCGTCTCCATGAAAAAATCTCGGCCAGGGCTGCTGATCACCGTGCTCTGCCGTCCCGAAGACGAACCCCGCTGCACCGACATTGTGTTTGCTGAAACCTCTACCCTCGGCCTCCGCCGCCAGCTACAGCAGCGGTGGGTACTGCCCCGCCGCATGGAAACCCTTGAGACTCCCTACGGCTCGGTATCACTAAAAGTGGCCTACCACCCCCGCACCCAGACGGTGCTCAACGTCCACCCGGAGTACGAAGACTGTGCCGCCCTGGCCCGTCGCCACAGCATTCCCTGGCAGACCGTCCACCAGACCGCCCTTCACCTGTGGCACCGGCAGCAGGCGGAGACCAAACTCTAG
- the psbA gene encoding photosystem II q(b) protein, whose product MTTTLQRRESASLWEQFCQWVTSTENRLYVGWFGVLMIPTLLAATACFVVAFIAAPPVDIDGIREPVAGSLMYGNNIISGAVVPSSNAIGLHFYPIWEAASLDEWLYNGGPYQLVIFHFLIGVFCYMGREWELSYRLGMRPWICVAYSAPVAAATAVFLIYPLGQGSFSDGMPLGISGTFNFMLVFQAEHNILMHPFHMLGVAGVFGGSLFSAMHGSLVTSSLVRETTETESQNYGYKFGQEEETYNIVAAHGYFGRLIFQYASFNNSRSLHFFLGAWPVIGIWFTALGISTMAFNLNGFNFNQSILDSQGRVIGTWADVINRANLGMEVMHERNAHNFPLDLATAEAPEIIG is encoded by the coding sequence ATGACCACGACTCTACAGCGGCGCGAAAGCGCCTCCCTGTGGGAGCAGTTTTGCCAGTGGGTGACCAGCACCGAGAACCGCCTGTATGTGGGCTGGTTCGGCGTACTGATGATTCCCACCCTGCTCGCTGCGACCGCCTGCTTCGTCGTCGCGTTCATCGCGGCCCCCCCTGTTGACATCGACGGCATCCGTGAGCCCGTGGCTGGCTCGCTGATGTACGGCAACAACATCATCTCCGGTGCGGTTGTGCCCTCCTCTAACGCCATCGGTCTGCACTTCTACCCCATCTGGGAAGCCGCTTCCCTCGATGAGTGGCTGTACAACGGTGGCCCCTACCAGTTGGTGATTTTCCACTTCCTCATCGGCGTCTTCTGCTACATGGGTCGCGAGTGGGAACTGAGCTACCGCCTGGGCATGCGCCCCTGGATCTGCGTGGCTTACTCGGCCCCTGTGGCCGCTGCCACCGCCGTGTTCCTGATTTACCCCCTGGGTCAAGGCTCCTTCTCGGACGGCATGCCTCTGGGTATCTCGGGCACCTTCAACTTCATGCTGGTGTTCCAGGCTGAGCACAACATTTTGATGCACCCCTTCCACATGCTGGGTGTAGCGGGTGTGTTCGGTGGCAGCCTGTTCTCCGCCATGCACGGTTCTCTCGTGACCAGTTCGCTGGTGCGTGAGACCACCGAGACCGAGTCGCAGAACTACGGCTACAAGTTTGGCCAGGAAGAAGAGACCTACAACATCGTTGCAGCCCACGGCTACTTCGGTCGTCTCATTTTCCAATACGCCAGCTTCAACAACAGCCGCTCGCTGCACTTCTTCCTGGGTGCATGGCCTGTGATTGGCATCTGGTTCACGGCGCTGGGCATCAGCACCATGGCGTTCAACCTGAACGGGTTCAACTTCAACCAGTCCATCCTTGACTCTCAGGGTCGGGTGATTGGCACCTGGGCGGATGTGATCAACCGGGCGAACCTGGGTATGGAAGTGATGCACGAGCGCAATGCTCACAACTTCCCCCTCGACCTGGCCACGGCTGAGGCTCCCGAAATCATCGGCTAG
- a CDS encoding folate-binding protein YgfZ, which translates to MIQALRDLQQRQGATLSSESLPVAFSSAAAEALETGAVLFDRSHWGLLQMTGGDRLRFIHNQTTNSFTQRQPGEGCDTVFVTSTARTIDLATVYLTDEALLILTSPGQDQRLMDWMDRYIFPADRVSLANLTGTMAVFSLVGPGSTAALNQLGIEVVADLPVGHHHNVDFSGVTLRLAAGSGLALAGYTFLLPMEAAASVWQQLIEAGITPAGESLWQQLRVQQGRPAPNHELTENYNPLEAGLWQAISFDKGCYIGQETIARLNTYQGVKQQLWGIQLSGPIEPGAAIFVENEKIGVLTSVVETASGPRGLGYIRTKAGGAGLAVTVGTVHGVVVEVPYLARGYLAANS; encoded by the coding sequence ATGATTCAAGCACTCCGGGATTTACAGCAACGCCAGGGCGCAACTCTATCATCGGAGAGTCTTCCCGTCGCCTTTAGCAGCGCCGCCGCCGAGGCGCTGGAGACGGGGGCCGTACTCTTTGATCGCAGCCACTGGGGTCTGCTTCAAATGACTGGGGGCGATCGCCTCCGGTTTATTCACAACCAGACCACCAATAGCTTTACCCAGCGCCAGCCCGGCGAGGGCTGCGACACTGTATTTGTTACCTCTACCGCTCGAACCATTGACCTAGCCACCGTCTACCTAACCGACGAGGCACTGCTGATTCTCACCTCCCCTGGTCAAGATCAGCGCCTGATGGACTGGATGGATCGCTACATCTTTCCAGCCGATCGGGTGTCTTTGGCGAACCTGACCGGAACTATGGCCGTGTTTTCTCTAGTTGGGCCTGGCAGTACCGCTGCGCTCAACCAGTTGGGAATTGAGGTGGTCGCCGACCTACCTGTGGGTCACCACCACAACGTTGACTTCAGCGGGGTAACCCTGCGTCTGGCGGCGGGCAGTGGCCTGGCCCTGGCTGGCTACACCTTCCTGCTGCCCATGGAGGCCGCCGCATCGGTCTGGCAGCAGCTGATCGAGGCTGGCATCACCCCCGCAGGCGAATCGCTGTGGCAACAGCTGAGGGTGCAGCAGGGACGCCCTGCCCCAAACCATGAGCTCACTGAAAACTACAACCCCCTTGAAGCCGGTCTTTGGCAGGCGATTTCCTTCGACAAGGGATGCTACATCGGGCAAGAAACCATCGCCCGCTTAAACACCTACCAGGGAGTCAAGCAGCAGCTCTGGGGCATTCAGCTCAGCGGCCCGATAGAGCCTGGGGCAGCTATTTTTGTAGAAAACGAAAAAATTGGAGTCCTCACCAGCGTCGTGGAGACGGCCAGTGGGCCTAGGGGACTGGGCTACATTCGTACAAAGGCCGGTGGCGCTGGCCTCGCAGTCACCGTGGGAACAGTGCATGGAGTAGTGGTAGAGGTACCCTACCTAGCTAGAGGCTATCTAGCGGCAAATAGCTAA
- the gmd gene encoding GDP-mannose 4,6-dehydratase: MSQPKRALITGITGQDGSYLAELLLDKGYEVYGIIRRTSTFNTDRIDHVYVDPHSADARLFLHYGDLTDGTMLRRILEQVQPQEVYNLGAQSHVRVSFDSPEYTVDSVGMGTLRILEAIRDYQQRTGLEVRFYQAGSSEMFGKVQEIPQRETTPFYPRSPYACAKVFAHWQTINYRESYNLFACNGILFNHESPRRGETFVTRKITRAVARIVAGQQKKLYLGNLDAKRDWGYAKDYVKAMWLMLQQDQPDDYVVATNETHAISEFLDIAFNHVNLDWHDYVEFDPRYLRPAEVELLIGDSTKARQALGWEPSVTFEELVHLMVESDLEAVGIRHGNGTHADVATIRKEMLHLAPQG; encoded by the coding sequence ATGAGCCAGCCTAAACGCGCCCTGATCACCGGTATTACCGGGCAGGATGGATCTTATTTGGCAGAGTTACTTCTAGATAAAGGCTATGAGGTTTACGGCATTATTCGCCGCACCTCTACATTTAACACCGACCGCATTGACCATGTTTACGTTGACCCCCACAGTGCTGATGCGCGGCTGTTTTTGCACTACGGCGACCTAACCGATGGCACTATGCTGCGCCGCATTCTAGAGCAAGTACAGCCCCAGGAAGTCTATAACTTGGGAGCCCAATCCCACGTGCGGGTGAGCTTTGATTCGCCAGAGTACACCGTAGACTCTGTCGGCATGGGAACGCTGCGAATTTTAGAAGCTATCCGTGACTACCAGCAGCGTACAGGGTTAGAAGTGCGCTTTTACCAGGCTGGCTCCTCTGAAATGTTTGGCAAAGTGCAAGAGATTCCCCAGCGAGAAACCACGCCCTTTTACCCCCGCAGCCCCTACGCCTGCGCCAAGGTCTTTGCCCACTGGCAGACCATCAACTACCGCGAGTCCTACAATTTGTTTGCCTGCAACGGCATTTTGTTTAACCATGAGTCGCCCCGGCGCGGCGAAACCTTTGTCACCCGCAAAATTACCCGGGCGGTGGCCCGCATTGTAGCTGGCCAGCAGAAAAAGCTCTATCTGGGTAACCTCGACGCTAAGCGCGACTGGGGCTACGCCAAAGACTACGTTAAGGCCATGTGGCTGATGCTGCAGCAGGATCAGCCCGATGACTACGTGGTAGCCACCAACGAAACCCACGCCATCAGCGAGTTTTTAGACATTGCTTTTAACCACGTCAATCTCGACTGGCACGACTACGTGGAGTTCGACCCCCGCTACCTGCGGCCCGCCGAAGTCGAACTGCTGATTGGTGATTCGACTAAAGCCCGCCAGGCTCTAGGCTGGGAGCCCAGCGTTACCTTTGAAGAGCTGGTACACCTGATGGTGGAGAGTGATCTAGAGGCCGTCGGTATCCGCCACGGCAATGGCACCCACGCCGATGTGGCAACAATTCGCAAAGAGATGCTGCATCTGGCACCCCAGGGTTAG
- a CDS encoding DUF2996 domain-containing protein, translated as MADEKTPPVDSAPTEAAPSTDSKAQSAEAAPKAEAKAAPKAEAGAEAKAAPKAAPKKEKPPALEDKPFTEFIEQHFIPTLKSALKEKGIDDIQLTLDQRPLGVFGVSDSEPYWHVKGEWQPDVGVRDGSLSEQASPGGNRQFNIAFTKDSISSPKLFYFADRGAQPSTIEQFMGDERKITLDLLVLFTLRRLNGQKWLARN; from the coding sequence ATGGCTGACGAAAAGACCCCCCCAGTAGATTCTGCCCCAACGGAAGCAGCCCCGTCTACCGATTCAAAGGCTCAGTCGGCGGAGGCCGCGCCTAAGGCAGAGGCCAAAGCTGCTCCCAAAGCAGAGGCTGGCGCGGAAGCCAAAGCCGCACCTAAGGCCGCGCCTAAAAAAGAAAAGCCTCCGGCTCTGGAAGACAAGCCGTTCACTGAGTTCATTGAGCAGCATTTTATTCCCACCCTGAAGTCGGCGCTGAAAGAAAAGGGCATTGACGATATTCAGCTCACCCTCGACCAGCGACCGTTGGGCGTGTTTGGCGTCAGCGATAGTGAGCCCTACTGGCACGTGAAGGGTGAGTGGCAGCCGGATGTTGGCGTTCGCGATGGATCTCTTTCAGAGCAAGCCTCTCCTGGGGGAAATCGCCAGTTCAACATCGCCTTCACCAAAGACAGCATCTCTAGCCCCAAGCTGTTTTATTTTGCCGATAGAGGGGCTCAGCCCAGCACCATCGAGCAGTTTATGGGTGACGAGCGCAAGATAACCTTAGATCTCCTGGTTCTGTTTACCCTCAGGCGACTGAACGGCCAGAAGTGGCTGGCGCGCAACTAG
- a CDS encoding alpha/beta fold hydrolase, with protein MLNFQPLGFIQQALATDLGVMAYYTPGGWPWQPEGVDRPPLVFLHSLGGGSSAFEWSKVYAAFGCTHRVIAPDLIGWGQSTHAPRAYSTEDYFYMITHLLESVAEPPTLVAATSLTAGIVIRLAGLRPDLFKGLFLVSPSGNSDFGRDYKASLPALLASTPGLDKVLYQVGAANELAVRSFLSTFLFADSRRITPETVQAYLTCTQQPNAEYAALASLTGAISFDLSRYIHQLQTPTTVVLGSGSQLTAPTTVKRLASLNPKAVQQVFEIPNSGVLPHLEHPAVTIGLLRQFLDRHSGQD; from the coding sequence ATGCTTAACTTCCAGCCGTTGGGCTTTATTCAGCAAGCCCTCGCTACCGACCTGGGGGTCATGGCCTACTACACCCCTGGCGGCTGGCCCTGGCAACCGGAGGGTGTTGACCGTCCCCCGCTAGTGTTTCTTCACAGCCTAGGGGGTGGCTCCTCGGCCTTTGAGTGGTCTAAGGTCTACGCCGCCTTTGGCTGTACCCACCGGGTCATCGCCCCCGACCTAATTGGTTGGGGCCAGTCAACCCATGCGCCCCGTGCCTACTCGACCGAAGACTATTTCTACATGATTACTCACCTGCTGGAGTCGGTGGCTGAGCCCCCTACTCTGGTAGCGGCCACCTCGCTGACCGCTGGTATCGTCATTCGCCTGGCAGGCCTGCGGCCCGATTTATTCAAAGGATTGTTTTTGGTATCGCCCTCGGGCAACAGCGACTTTGGCCGTGACTACAAAGCCAGCCTGCCCGCTCTGCTGGCCAGTACCCCCGGCCTGGATAAAGTGCTGTATCAGGTGGGGGCCGCCAACGAACTGGCGGTGCGATCGTTCCTGTCTACCTTTCTCTTTGCAGATTCTCGCCGCATCACCCCAGAGACCGTGCAGGCCTACCTTACCTGCACCCAGCAGCCTAACGCTGAATACGCAGCCCTGGCTTCCCTCACGGGAGCGATTAGCTTTGATCTATCGCGCTACATCCACCAGCTGCAAACCCCGACCACCGTCGTGCTGGGCTCAGGGTCGCAGTTGACCGCGCCGACCACCGTTAAACGGCTGGCGAGCCTTAACCCAAAGGCCGTGCAGCAGGTATTCGAAATCCCCAACTCAGGGGTTCTTCCCCACCTTGAGCATCCCGCTGTCACAATCGGTCTGCTGAGGCAGTTTTTAGATCGCCACTCAGGCCAAGATTGA
- a CDS encoding DUF790 family protein, whose protein sequence is MRPTLPSELLIYRYQGETIQPKRLALDRANRAIAVDLIQLFEQQVGRTQGDLNRQLQDLEGEDTNYRIKRGLAHILRNSFATFDVVSPLEPVELRRRAFALAVQTVPSPSATAAHLAALSQLLAEELDREVSVADLRQGLYADRQDNHILIEFDAPTPEALIHRYNLSQTQGVFYKASDLVMHLYRNDPGEYKLMFRYLKLFRLMTYIEGDADQGFTITIDGPASLFKPSTRYGVDIAKLIPAVLHVSKWRLTATLQMKDNFTQQVKPRQFTLDSDCGLVTHYPPGKPYDSMIEESFVSRWPAKTPWRLEREVDLVPLPGSVMIPDFRLVHPDGREYLLEIVGYWRPEYLRKKFAQVRKSGRSNLILAVSERLNLENAGVDIANVPAQVVWFKTKLQPKVVLAVLGD, encoded by the coding sequence GTGAGGCCAACGCTACCGAGCGAACTGCTAATTTATCGCTATCAGGGGGAGACGATTCAGCCGAAGCGGCTGGCGCTGGATAGGGCAAATCGGGCGATCGCCGTCGATCTCATCCAGCTGTTTGAGCAACAGGTAGGCCGCACCCAGGGCGACCTCAACCGCCAGCTGCAAGATCTCGAAGGCGAAGACACCAACTACCGTATCAAGCGGGGGCTGGCCCACATTCTACGCAACAGCTTTGCCACCTTTGACGTGGTGAGCCCGCTGGAGCCCGTTGAACTGCGGCGGCGGGCCTTTGCCCTAGCGGTTCAAACAGTGCCATCCCCCAGCGCCACCGCAGCCCACTTGGCAGCCCTGAGCCAGCTGCTGGCTGAAGAGCTAGACCGCGAAGTCTCGGTGGCTGATCTGCGCCAGGGACTCTACGCCGATCGCCAGGACAACCACATTCTGATCGAGTTTGACGCCCCTACCCCCGAAGCGCTGATCCATCGCTACAACCTGTCGCAGACCCAGGGGGTATTCTACAAAGCCAGCGACCTGGTGATGCACCTGTACCGCAACGACCCCGGCGAGTACAAGCTGATGTTTCGCTACCTGAAACTGTTTCGCCTGATGACCTATATTGAGGGCGACGCCGACCAGGGGTTTACCATCACCATCGACGGCCCCGCCAGTCTGTTTAAGCCCAGCACCCGCTACGGGGTGGATATTGCCAAGCTAATCCCCGCTGTTCTCCACGTCAGCAAGTGGCGGCTGACGGCAACCCTGCAAATGAAGGACAACTTCACCCAGCAGGTAAAACCCCGCCAGTTTACCCTCGACAGCGACTGTGGCTTGGTCACCCACTATCCCCCTGGCAAACCCTACGACAGCATGATCGAGGAGTCTTTTGTCAGCCGCTGGCCCGCCAAAACTCCCTGGCGACTGGAGCGAGAGGTGGATCTGGTGCCCTTGCCGGGCAGCGTCATGATCCCCGACTTTCGCCTGGTGCACCCCGACGGGCGGGAGTATCTGCTGGAGATCGTCGGCTACTGGCGACCCGAGTACCTGCGCAAAAAGTTTGCTCAGGTGCGTAAGTCGGGGCGCAGCAACCTGATTTTGGCGGTGTCAGAACGGCTCAACCTGGAGAATGCCGGGGTAGATATTGCCAATGTCCCGGCCCAGGTGGTGTGGTTTAAGACCAAACTCCAGCCCAAGGTGGTGCTGGCGGTGCTGGGAGACTGA
- the recG gene encoding ATP-dependent DNA helicase RecG: protein MTEAPTSQPDWVRLQRALSVEAETGFNNLVGKQQSFSEFLRDSLQQPPTILPGDQQQSWQSLAQKYDGYIDLSFAQRQHLVAETRRFLHGTQRLLEKFAETKSLRTRESAAPDAGESKSAKTSRKPKAAPKTTQLAETTGTGSFRFGLDQPVTYLKGIGPKNSERLAKLGLFTVQDVLYYYPRDHINYAQQVKIRDLEPGETVTIVGTVKRVNCFTSPRNKKLTIFELQLSDGSGTLKLNRFYPGNRYATPSWQQQQKRQYPQGAVVAASGLVKDGKFGVTLEDPHLEVLDSLSDRIESLTIGRMVPVYPLTEGVAADLVRKAVAASLPAVADLQDPLPVDLRQRYELVKVEEAIAQIHFPDDEENLAKARRRLVFDEFLYLQLGLLRRRQQQQAQQTAIALAPTGALIDSFYSIIPFSLTSAQQRVVNDILSDLQKSIPMNRLVQGDVGSGKTVVAVVATLAAIQSGYQAAIMAPTEVLAEQHYRKLVEWFNQLHLPVELLTGSTRAAKRRKLLGELATGELPILVGTHALIEDPVQFRDLGLVVIDEQHRFGVQQRARLTQKGANPHVLTLTATPIPRTLTLTMHGDLDVSQIDELPPGRKAIQTTLLTSKERPHAYDLIRREIAQGRQVYIVLPLVEESEKLDLKSAVEEHQRLAEVIFPEFTVGLLHGRMSSAEKDAAITAFRNQESHILVSTTVVEVGVDVPNASVMLIEHAERFGLSQLHQLRGRVGRGAAQSFCLLLSSSRSETALQRLKVLEQSQDGFFIAEMDLRFRGPGEVLGTRQSGLPDFALASLIEDQDVLMLARAAAEAMLTEDPTLSRWPKLAKELQRRYEKLMGGTIMT from the coding sequence ATGACAGAAGCACCGACTTCTCAGCCCGACTGGGTGCGGCTCCAGCGAGCCCTTTCGGTGGAGGCCGAAACCGGCTTCAACAACCTGGTGGGCAAGCAGCAGAGCTTCAGCGAGTTTTTGCGCGACAGTCTGCAACAGCCCCCGACCATTCTTCCCGGCGATCAGCAGCAGTCGTGGCAGAGCCTGGCCCAAAAGTACGACGGCTACATAGACCTCAGCTTTGCCCAGCGTCAGCACCTGGTGGCCGAAACCCGCCGCTTTCTCCACGGCACCCAGCGCCTGCTGGAAAAATTTGCCGAGACCAAATCCCTCCGCACGCGGGAGAGTGCCGCCCCAGACGCTGGAGAATCTAAGTCCGCTAAGACATCCCGCAAGCCCAAAGCTGCACCTAAGACTACCCAGCTAGCCGAGACAACCGGGACAGGCAGCTTTCGCTTTGGCCTCGATCAGCCGGTTACCTACCTGAAGGGCATTGGGCCAAAAAACAGTGAACGGCTGGCCAAGCTGGGCCTATTCACTGTGCAGGATGTGCTCTACTACTACCCCCGCGACCACATCAACTACGCCCAGCAGGTCAAAATTCGCGATTTAGAACCGGGCGAAACCGTCACCATCGTCGGCACCGTCAAACGGGTGAACTGTTTCACCAGCCCCCGCAACAAAAAGCTCACCATTTTTGAGCTTCAGCTCTCCGACGGCAGCGGCACCCTCAAACTCAACCGCTTCTACCCCGGCAATCGCTACGCCACCCCCAGCTGGCAGCAGCAGCAAAAGCGGCAGTATCCCCAGGGAGCGGTCGTTGCGGCCTCGGGTTTGGTCAAAGACGGCAAGTTTGGGGTGACGCTGGAAGATCCCCATCTGGAGGTGTTGGACAGCCTGAGCGATCGCATCGAGTCCCTCACCATTGGCCGTATGGTGCCGGTGTATCCGCTCACCGAGGGCGTCGCGGCGGATCTGGTGCGCAAAGCCGTGGCCGCCTCCCTGCCGGCGGTGGCCGACCTGCAAGACCCCCTGCCGGTGGATCTCAGGCAGCGGTACGAGCTGGTGAAGGTGGAGGAGGCGATCGCCCAGATCCACTTCCCCGACGACGAAGAGAATCTCGCTAAAGCCCGTCGCCGCCTGGTCTTCGACGAATTTCTCTACCTTCAGCTCGGTCTCCTGCGCCGCCGTCAGCAGCAGCAGGCCCAGCAAACTGCGATCGCCCTCGCCCCCACCGGGGCGCTGATCGACAGCTTCTACAGCATCATTCCCTTTAGCCTCACCAGCGCCCAGCAGCGGGTGGTCAACGATATTCTCTCCGACCTGCAAAAATCTATACCCATGAACCGCCTAGTGCAGGGAGATGTGGGCTCCGGTAAAACTGTGGTCGCGGTGGTCGCTACCCTCGCCGCTATTCAGTCGGGCTACCAGGCCGCCATCATGGCCCCCACTGAGGTGCTGGCCGAGCAGCACTACCGCAAACTGGTGGAGTGGTTCAACCAGCTGCACCTGCCGGTCGAACTGCTCACCGGTTCCACCCGCGCCGCCAAACGCCGCAAACTGCTGGGAGAATTGGCGACGGGGGAGTTGCCTATCCTGGTTGGTACCCACGCTTTAATCGAGGATCCCGTCCAGTTTCGCGACCTGGGTTTGGTCGTCATCGACGAGCAGCACCGCTTTGGCGTGCAGCAGCGGGCCAGGCTGACCCAAAAGGGCGCGAACCCCCACGTGCTCACCCTCACCGCCACCCCCATTCCCCGCACCCTGACGCTGACCATGCACGGCGATTTAGATGTCAGCCAAATTGACGAACTGCCCCCCGGTCGCAAAGCCATTCAAACCACCCTGCTCACCAGCAAAGAACGCCCCCACGCCTACGATCTGATCAGGCGTGAAATTGCCCAGGGCCGCCAGGTGTATATCGTTCTGCCCCTGGTCGAAGAGTCCGAAAAGCTCGATCTCAAATCGGCAGTGGAAGAGCACCAGCGCCTGGCGGAGGTGATCTTTCCTGAGTTCACCGTCGGCCTGCTCCACGGGCGCATGTCTTCCGCCGAAAAAGACGCCGCCATCACCGCCTTCCGCAACCAGGAATCCCACATTTTGGTGTCCACCACGGTCGTGGAAGTCGGGGTGGACGTGCCCAATGCCTCGGTAATGCTGATTGAGCACGCCGAACGGTTTGGCCTTTCCCAGCTTCACCAGCTGCGGGGCCGAGTGGGGCGCGGGGCCGCACAATCCTTCTGCCTGCTGCTCAGCAGCAGCCGCAGCGAAACCGCCCTTCAGCGTCTCAAGGTGCTCGAGCAGTCCCAGGACGGTTTCTTTATCGCCGAAATGGATCTGCGCTTTCGCGGCCCTGGGGAAGTGCTGGGCACCCGCCAGTCGGGCCTGCCCGACTTTGCCCTGGCCAGTCTGATCGAAGATCAAGATGTGCTGATGCTGGCCCGTGCAGCCGCAGAAGCTATGCTGACGGAAGATCCCACCCTATCTCGCTGGCCCAAGCTAGCCAAAGAACTCCAGCGGCGCTACGAAAAACTCATGGGCGGCACAATCATGACCTAG
- the tsf gene encoding translation elongation factor Ts, translating into MAEISAKLVKDLRDKTGAGMMDCKKALKENDGDIEKSIEWLRQKGIASASKKEGRVAAEGLVDSYIHTGGRVGVLVEVNCETDFVARRDEFKTLVRDIAMQIAACPNVEYVRVSDIPADVAAKEKSIEMGRDDIANKPAAMQEKIVEGRIQKRLKELSLVDQPFIKDQNISVEELIKQAVSKLGENIQVRRFSRFVLGEGIEKEETNFAEEVAAQAGLNKKAEPVADAEPPAEPKPAAEPKKDKGKKKK; encoded by the coding sequence ATGGCAGAAATTTCTGCAAAGCTCGTTAAAGACCTGCGCGACAAGACCGGCGCGGGCATGATGGACTGCAAAAAAGCCCTCAAAGAAAACGACGGCGATATTGAAAAATCGATTGAGTGGCTGCGCCAGAAGGGCATTGCCTCGGCCTCTAAGAAAGAGGGTCGGGTCGCCGCTGAGGGCCTAGTTGACAGCTACATCCATACCGGTGGTCGGGTCGGCGTACTGGTCGAAGTCAACTGCGAAACTGACTTTGTGGCCCGTCGTGATGAGTTCAAAACGCTGGTGCGCGACATTGCCATGCAGATTGCGGCCTGCCCCAACGTAGAGTATGTGCGGGTCAGCGATATTCCAGCCGATGTGGCTGCCAAAGAAAAGTCCATTGAGATGGGCCGCGACGACATCGCCAACAAGCCCGCTGCCATGCAGGAAAAGATTGTTGAAGGCCGCATTCAAAAGCGCCTGAAGGAACTTTCCCTGGTGGATCAGCCCTTTATCAAGGATCAAAATATCTCGGTGGAGGAGCTGATCAAGCAGGCGGTCTCCAAGCTGGGCGAAAACATTCAGGTACGTCGCTTCTCTCGGTTTGTGCTGGGCGAGGGCATCGAAAAAGAAGAGACCAACTTCGCTGAAGAGGTGGCGGCCCAGGCTGGTCTCAACAAGAAAGCAGAGCCCGTGGCCGATGCTGAGCCCCCGGCTGAACCCAAGCCTGCGGCTGAACCCAAGAAAGATAAGGGTAAGAAAAAGAAGTAG